In one Zobellia galactanivorans genomic region, the following are encoded:
- a CDS encoding peroxiredoxin — protein sequence MSLRIGDYAPNFSAQTTLGEIDFHQWLGDSWGIIYSHPADFTPVCTTELGRTAQLKDEFEKRGTKVAAISTDDLDSHIGWIDDINETQNTQVEFPIIADADKKVATLYNMIHPNFSTTATVRSVYFIDPDKKIQAIITYPASTGRNFAEILRVLDSLQLTAAHSVATPVDWEPGQDVIISPSVKQEDVEAKFPKGHRVIKPYLRYTPQPNK from the coding sequence ATGAGTTTAAGAATTGGAGACTACGCACCTAATTTTTCAGCCCAGACCACGTTGGGTGAAATTGATTTTCACCAATGGTTGGGAGATAGCTGGGGAATCATTTATTCCCACCCCGCCGACTTTACCCCTGTTTGTACTACCGAGCTTGGCCGTACCGCACAGCTAAAGGACGAATTTGAAAAAAGGGGCACCAAGGTGGCCGCGATAAGTACAGACGATTTAGATTCCCATATTGGGTGGATTGATGATATCAACGAAACCCAAAACACTCAGGTTGAGTTCCCTATAATTGCCGATGCCGATAAAAAGGTAGCTACGCTCTATAACATGATCCATCCTAATTTTTCTACCACGGCAACCGTACGTTCGGTGTATTTTATAGACCCCGACAAAAAGATACAGGCCATCATTACCTATCCGGCCTCTACCGGAAGGAACTTTGCCGAAATTTTACGCGTACTCGATAGCTTACAGCTTACGGCCGCACACAGTGTGGCTACACCTGTAGATTGGGAGCCAGGGCAAGATGTTATTATTTCCCCTTCGGTAAAGCAGGAAGATGTCGAGGCTAAATTCCCAAAAGGGCATCGCGTTATAAAGCCTTATTTGAGGTATACGCCACAGCCTAACAAATAA
- a CDS encoding LysR family transcriptional regulator, translating into MFDFRLKVFYTVARRLNFTKAAEELLISQPAVTKHIKELESGFNLALFDRKGNKVVLSPAGEVLLKHTEDIMDIYRQIEFDLNQFNQTLKGVLHIGSSTSITQYILPPLLARFHSIHQDVKVELLSGNSEQIEQALLNKSIELGVVEGKSKRREIHYTPFLKDEIVLVCSSKNHLIKKEEIRPEELKNIPLLLREPGSGTLEVIANALKEKGIRLADLKIEMQLGSTEAIKSYLQHSDCMAFLSLHAVLKELENNELKIIEIKKMPIPRHFYFITPQGPEGGLPALLIQFLIRNHKL; encoded by the coding sequence ATGTTCGATTTTCGCTTAAAAGTTTTTTATACGGTTGCAAGAAGGCTCAACTTTACCAAGGCGGCCGAGGAGCTGCTGATATCGCAACCCGCGGTAACCAAGCATATCAAAGAATTGGAAAGTGGTTTCAACTTGGCACTTTTTGACCGAAAGGGCAACAAGGTCGTGCTCTCTCCCGCAGGGGAGGTATTGTTGAAACATACCGAGGATATCATGGATATCTACAGGCAAATCGAATTTGACCTGAACCAGTTTAACCAAACCCTCAAAGGGGTATTGCACATCGGTTCAAGTACCTCCATTACCCAATACATCCTCCCTCCCTTGTTGGCCCGATTCCATAGCATTCATCAAGACGTAAAGGTGGAGTTGCTCAGCGGTAATTCCGAACAGATAGAACAGGCCCTCTTGAACAAAAGTATTGAGCTCGGGGTCGTCGAGGGAAAATCCAAAAGGCGCGAGATCCACTATACCCCGTTCTTGAAAGATGAGATCGTTTTGGTGTGCAGTAGCAAGAACCATCTGATCAAAAAAGAGGAAATCCGTCCCGAGGAACTGAAAAACATCCCCTTGCTTCTTAGGGAACCGGGTTCGGGAACCTTGGAAGTGATCGCCAATGCCCTAAAGGAAAAAGGGATTCGTTTGGCCGACCTAAAAATTGAAATGCAATTGGGCAGTACGGAAGCGATCAAGTCGTACCTACAGCATTCCGATTGCATGGCTTTCTTGTCTTTGCATGCCGTTCTTAAAGAGCTTGAGAATAATGAACTGAAAATAATAGAAATCAAAAAAATGCCCATTCCCAGACATTTTTACTTTATTACGCCACAGGGTCCCGAAGGCGGCTTACCGGCCTTGTTGATCCAGTTCTTGATCCGAAATCACAAATTGTAA
- a CDS encoding DUF542 domain-containing protein, with amino-acid sequence MMHILSKKPIGQIVAEDFRTVKIFKKHGINFYFLGNRTIPQVAEEHQLDAQLLLEEVEAIQSLESEENIDFVSWPLDLLVDYIEKKHHRYIKKNAPIVKAQLEELAETNGERHPELIALSEQFNDSVMKFTSQMENEELFLFPSVRKMVKAEHSRVKLTKSQFGSLKNPVLKMKNAHKTESERFSHIVELTNNYALPDDGRDAYQTAFTALQEFVNDLLVHIHLENNILFPKIKTLEKELKHEL; translated from the coding sequence ATGATGCATATTTTATCGAAAAAACCTATCGGACAAATCGTTGCCGAGGATTTTCGCACGGTCAAAATCTTCAAAAAGCACGGAATCAATTTTTATTTTTTAGGAAATAGAACGATTCCCCAAGTCGCCGAAGAACATCAACTGGATGCCCAACTCCTACTAGAGGAAGTAGAAGCCATTCAAAGTCTCGAAAGCGAGGAAAACATCGACTTTGTGTCTTGGCCTTTAGACCTGCTGGTCGATTATATTGAAAAAAAACATCACCGCTACATAAAGAAAAACGCACCGATCGTCAAGGCGCAGTTAGAAGAACTGGCCGAAACAAATGGCGAAAGACATCCTGAACTCATAGCCCTTTCCGAACAGTTCAATGATTCCGTTATGAAATTTACGAGCCAAATGGAGAATGAAGAACTCTTTCTTTTTCCGTCTGTCCGTAAAATGGTAAAGGCCGAACACTCAAGGGTAAAATTGACCAAGAGTCAATTCGGGAGTCTGAAAAACCCTGTTTTAAAGATGAAGAACGCCCACAAGACCGAAAGCGAGCGTTTCAGTCATATTGTGGAGCTAACCAACAACTATGCCCTACCCGATGATGGCCGCGATGCCTACCAAACCGCCTTTACGGCGCTTCAAGAATTCGTGAACGACCTGTTGGTACATATCCATTTAGAGAACAACATCCTTTTCCCCAAAATCAAGACCTTGGAAAAAGAACTGAAACATGAGCTATAA
- a CDS encoding type ISP restriction/modification enzyme, with the protein MSYKADGKASKNMGEASEATTDFCVSGAMLMTYVKNIETLLKPLTTENPEKAPPPFDLGPKIVPNMERALGLSFVPEKDEHGNMCMANNPEVRNEYKDTFDHKDLMGYIYAIWHSPTYQKAHNTALKNDSFRIPYPKDPNFFWQLAGLGLALRAYHKLQAPLIEKHKEDIAHILKQIALATTKASP; encoded by the coding sequence ATGAGCTATAAGGCCGATGGCAAAGCATCAAAAAACATGGGGGAAGCATCGGAAGCAACAACGGACTTTTGCGTTTCGGGGGCTATGCTTATGACCTATGTAAAAAACATAGAGACCCTACTCAAGCCCCTTACCACGGAAAACCCGGAGAAGGCCCCTCCCCCCTTTGACCTTGGCCCTAAAATTGTCCCAAACATGGAAAGGGCATTAGGACTGAGCTTTGTTCCCGAAAAAGACGAACACGGAAACATGTGTATGGCCAATAATCCCGAAGTCCGAAACGAGTACAAAGACACCTTTGACCACAAAGACCTAATGGGCTACATCTACGCGATATGGCATTCACCCACCTATCAGAAAGCTCACAATACGGCCCTTAAAAACGATTCGTTTCGCATCCCCTATCCCAAGGATCCCAACTTTTTTTGGCAATTAGCAGGCCTTGGCTTAGCGCTCAGGGCATATCATAAGTTGCAAGCGCCCCTTATTGAAAAGCACAAGGAAGACATAGCGCACATTTTAAAGCAAATCGCCCTCGCCACCACAAAAGCAAGTCCATAG
- a CDS encoding GNAT family N-acetyltransferase yields the protein MEIQNCTKEDTSKIFELYKVATDFQKIKFPENQWPVFEEALIRGEITENRQFKLLIDDQIACVWAITFSDPNIWEEDDNPVSIYIHRIATNPDFRGNNFVKIIVDWAIGFAKGQDRQFIRMDTCGNNQRLIDHYTRCGFDFLGIKKLKNTEGLPTHYHGADVCLFEIRLNRP from the coding sequence ATGGAAATACAAAACTGTACCAAGGAAGATACTTCAAAGATTTTCGAGCTCTATAAAGTCGCTACCGATTTTCAGAAAATCAAATTCCCCGAAAACCAATGGCCGGTTTTCGAGGAAGCCTTGATACGTGGCGAGATTACCGAGAACAGACAGTTTAAATTACTGATCGACGATCAAATCGCCTGTGTTTGGGCGATAACCTTCAGCGATCCCAATATTTGGGAAGAAGATGACAACCCTGTTTCCATATATATCCATAGAATTGCCACGAACCCCGATTTTAGGGGCAACAACTTTGTAAAAATCATTGTGGATTGGGCCATAGGATTTGCTAAAGGGCAAGACAGACAATTCATCAGAATGGATACCTGCGGCAATAACCAAAGGTTGATCGATCACTATACGCGCTGCGGCTTTGATTTTTTGGGAATAAAAAAGCTAAAAAACACCGAGGGCCTACCGACGCACTATCACGGAGCGGATGTATGCCTGTTCGAGATTCGATTAAACCGACCCTAG
- a CDS encoding RagB/SusD family nutrient uptake outer membrane protein — MISNRHLIGIALIFLMGSCSKDFLDVAPKDQLSDATFWKTENDADLALVGAYGTQTTDAFPNFFDWNEKSSSWESSWNINFMDLMTDNGYSQFIWDGVQTSGNGQVNPSDRNMHNFFKYNRITKYNTFLENIDRVEMDGEKRSRYKAEVRFLRAYDYFKKVMWYGDVPLVTASIVDPQEANLTRDPKEEVVAFILNELGEIAPDLPVQDAIESGGHATRGAALALKARLELYEEMYPEAMVDAKAVMDMGVYELYQDGPTAYYDMFLSKNEGVNKEVIMAVQHIQNEFPSSVMQHLLSGEDGGWSSINAVQGIVDAYETIDGKTIDDPSSVYDPDKPFENRDPRLSMTVRHAGVEWSGRFFDPFNSESNDFHAVAVGPNSGYGVNKYAEIVPTADLLNGDVNVVVFRLGEMLLTYAEAAIESNQINDDVYDALDRLRVRAGMPVVDRAVYDSQEKLRELVRRERRVELAFEGLRHYDIKRWDIGDQVIPGPLYGSRTGSVDPVSGEVTLDDESTRIILEERVFLPSRNYLLPIPQAEIDANPNMVQNPGY; from the coding sequence ATGATATCTAATAGACATTTAATAGGAATTGCCTTGATATTCTTAATGGGGTCGTGTTCAAAAGATTTTTTGGATGTAGCTCCTAAAGACCAACTTTCAGACGCAACGTTTTGGAAGACCGAAAATGATGCCGATCTCGCCTTGGTCGGGGCATATGGTACCCAGACCACGGATGCATTTCCCAATTTTTTTGATTGGAACGAGAAAAGTTCAAGTTGGGAATCTTCGTGGAATATCAACTTTATGGATTTAATGACCGATAACGGATACTCTCAATTTATTTGGGATGGTGTTCAAACATCGGGAAACGGACAGGTAAATCCATCCGATAGGAACATGCACAATTTTTTCAAATACAACCGAATCACAAAATACAACACCTTTTTGGAGAATATCGATAGGGTTGAAATGGATGGGGAAAAAAGAAGCAGGTACAAGGCCGAAGTGAGGTTTTTACGGGCTTATGACTATTTTAAAAAAGTAATGTGGTATGGCGATGTTCCTTTGGTTACCGCCAGTATTGTAGATCCCCAAGAGGCGAATTTGACACGTGACCCCAAAGAGGAAGTTGTAGCTTTTATTCTTAACGAATTGGGTGAGATTGCCCCTGATTTACCGGTGCAAGACGCTATTGAATCTGGTGGACATGCCACTAGGGGAGCGGCACTGGCGTTAAAGGCAAGGCTTGAGTTGTACGAGGAAATGTACCCAGAGGCAATGGTAGATGCCAAGGCCGTAATGGACATGGGGGTGTACGAATTGTACCAAGATGGGCCGACCGCTTATTACGACATGTTCCTTTCTAAAAATGAAGGAGTGAACAAAGAGGTGATTATGGCGGTTCAGCATATACAGAATGAATTCCCTTCAAGTGTAATGCAACATTTGCTGTCAGGCGAAGATGGGGGATGGTCTTCTATTAATGCCGTACAGGGTATTGTAGATGCTTACGAAACCATAGATGGCAAGACCATCGATGACCCTAGCTCGGTTTATGATCCCGATAAACCTTTTGAGAATCGAGACCCAAGATTGAGCATGACCGTGCGCCATGCCGGTGTAGAATGGAGTGGAAGATTCTTTGATCCCTTCAATTCGGAAAGCAACGACTTCCATGCCGTTGCGGTCGGACCGAATAGTGGTTATGGGGTAAATAAATATGCCGAGATCGTGCCAACGGCGGACTTGTTGAACGGTGATGTAAATGTGGTGGTGTTCCGTCTTGGGGAAATGTTGTTGACCTATGCGGAAGCGGCCATAGAGAGTAATCAAATCAACGATGATGTCTACGATGCCCTTGACCGATTAAGGGTTCGTGCAGGTATGCCGGTAGTGGATCGGGCGGTTTATGATAGCCAAGAAAAACTAAGGGAGCTGGTGCGCCGGGAGCGTCGGGTAGAACTTGCCTTTGAAGGTTTACGCCACTACGATATTAAGCGTTGGGATATTGGAGACCAAGTGATTCCCGGTCCCTTGTACGGTAGTCGTACAGGTTCGGTCGATCCGGTAAGCGGAGAGGTTACCCTAGACGATGAAAGTACCCGTATAATTTTAGAGGAAAGGGTCTTTCTGCCTTCCCGTAATTATCTGTTGCCCATACCACAGGCAGAAATCGATGCGAACCCGAATATGGTGCAGAACCCAGGGTATTGA
- a CDS encoding SusC/RagA family TonB-linked outer membrane protein translates to MKIPTLLELNYGSRTGLVILLTVSFFELQAMGYHNPIEWGTLDNERIFESPEAVVYEGVGDSVADTGVRTSERRDIARIVFGQQLKVSGTITDTGGQPLPGASIVEKGTSNGTQTDFDGNFSLELTDGNAILIVSYIGFATQEITVDGRDNISAALEESAAGLDEVVVVGFGTQKKVNLTGAVATMGSENLENRPVTNVSSALQGQMPGVTVLQSSGEPGRDGASIRIRGVGTMNNANPMVLVDGIESSMDDVNPNDIDNISVLKDAASAAIYGTRAANGVILITTKRGKVGKPSFSYRGYTGVQKPTYTPEFLNSYEYAKLRNEGLVNEGATPQFSDSDLEKLRTGSDPVNFADTDWMDLLYRGSGMVQSHDISVSGGTENTKYLVSLGYFNQEGIVKNTNFDRYNLRVNLDTKVSKAFTLGLNTSISQREIFRPNGDFFVYPHRTPPNISVKLADGSWNHYFNNNPIAIIEEGGKHTTKDTHVLTTLFGVFTIAKGLTLKGVLAADFNFDDQSRHTKQFTWGDGTNSGANSIENELDRSRNITSQAILNYKEDFGAHSIDFLAGASQESFTRDFDGLSRINLPNNELTEINAGSKEGQFTEGFGVESTLRSFFGRANYAFKDKYLFEANLRYDGSSKFAKSDRWGLFPSVSAAWRISQESFLSEASWLNNFKLRASWGKLGNHRIGDYEYIPKIATSVNYSFFDEVADGVAEVVAVNENLTWETNTSYNLGLDLSLLEGKVQFSADYYNRLTEDILTPVPVSQIFGLPAPLVNAGAMRNKGIEFVIGTSKIQGDFTYDLSFNIGFNDNNVEKYAKPDKSNDRLREEGSPWNAYYGYESIGFFQTDEEVLNDPKVVGAPIQKGDLKFKDQNDDGVINADDRVVLGSDIPGTSYGVNLSFGYKNFDLSMFGIGAADVYGLLNDQVEFPFVNGGKAQARHLDRWTPETPNAEYPITHINQWHNYEASSFNVRDASYFRLKNVQVGYNLSTAVLETLGVSKLRLYLSAENLFTISKFSKDFDPESPDNAWTNYTPVKIFSGGIVINL, encoded by the coding sequence ATGAAAATACCAACTCTATTAGAATTGAACTATGGTTCAAGAACTGGGCTCGTCATATTATTGACAGTTTCGTTCTTTGAATTACAGGCAATGGGGTATCATAACCCCATCGAGTGGGGTACCCTTGACAACGAAAGAATATTCGAAAGCCCAGAAGCTGTAGTTTACGAAGGTGTAGGGGATTCCGTTGCCGATACGGGAGTCCGTACTTCAGAAAGGCGAGACATTGCAAGAATTGTTTTTGGGCAGCAATTAAAAGTAAGTGGTACCATTACCGATACGGGCGGACAACCATTGCCCGGGGCGAGTATTGTGGAGAAAGGAACCTCTAACGGAACCCAGACCGATTTCGATGGAAATTTTAGCTTGGAGCTTACTGATGGAAATGCAATTTTAATTGTTTCCTACATTGGTTTTGCTACACAGGAAATAACGGTCGATGGGCGGGACAATATAAGTGCGGCCCTTGAAGAGAGCGCGGCCGGATTGGACGAAGTGGTAGTGGTCGGCTTTGGAACCCAGAAGAAGGTCAACCTTACTGGGGCCGTGGCCACAATGGGCTCTGAAAATTTGGAAAATCGACCGGTTACTAACGTTTCTTCGGCCTTACAAGGTCAAATGCCCGGTGTTACGGTGCTTCAATCTTCGGGTGAGCCCGGTAGGGACGGCGCTTCAATCCGTATTAGGGGTGTAGGTACGATGAACAATGCCAACCCTATGGTCTTGGTCGATGGAATAGAGTCTAGTATGGATGACGTTAACCCTAACGATATTGATAATATCAGTGTGTTAAAGGATGCGGCTTCGGCGGCCATCTATGGAACAAGGGCGGCCAATGGGGTAATCCTCATAACGACCAAAAGGGGAAAAGTAGGGAAACCTTCTTTTTCGTACAGGGGATATACAGGTGTGCAAAAGCCAACCTATACCCCTGAGTTCCTCAATTCTTACGAATATGCCAAACTAAGGAACGAAGGCCTGGTAAATGAAGGGGCCACACCACAGTTCAGCGACTCCGACCTTGAAAAGTTGAGAACGGGATCGGATCCGGTAAATTTTGCCGATACCGATTGGATGGATTTGCTGTATCGCGGATCGGGCATGGTTCAAAGTCATGACATCAGTGTTTCGGGAGGAACCGAAAACACAAAATATCTGGTATCACTCGGATATTTCAATCAAGAAGGTATTGTAAAGAACACTAATTTTGATCGATACAACCTTAGGGTCAACCTCGATACTAAGGTCAGTAAAGCCTTTACCCTAGGGCTGAATACATCAATTTCCCAAAGGGAGATTTTTAGGCCTAATGGCGACTTCTTTGTGTATCCCCACCGTACCCCTCCCAATATTTCGGTAAAATTGGCCGATGGTTCGTGGAATCATTATTTCAATAACAATCCTATTGCCATTATAGAAGAAGGCGGAAAACATACGACCAAGGATACGCACGTGTTGACGACTTTGTTCGGTGTCTTTACCATAGCCAAAGGATTGACTTTAAAAGGAGTATTGGCGGCGGATTTCAATTTTGACGACCAATCGAGGCACACCAAACAATTTACCTGGGGAGATGGTACCAATAGTGGGGCGAATTCTATAGAAAATGAACTGGATCGATCCAGAAACATTACTTCACAGGCCATCCTGAATTATAAAGAGGATTTTGGGGCCCATAGTATCGATTTTCTTGCCGGGGCATCGCAAGAATCCTTTACTCGCGATTTTGACGGGTTGTCACGGATCAATTTGCCTAATAATGAACTTACCGAGATCAACGCCGGTTCAAAAGAAGGTCAATTTACAGAGGGATTTGGGGTAGAATCAACACTTCGCTCTTTTTTCGGTAGGGCCAACTACGCTTTCAAGGATAAATATTTGTTCGAAGCCAATTTGCGTTACGATGGTTCTTCAAAATTTGCAAAAAGTGATAGATGGGGATTGTTCCCATCCGTCTCGGCTGCTTGGAGAATATCACAAGAGTCTTTTTTGTCCGAGGCCTCTTGGTTGAATAATTTCAAGCTTCGTGCTTCTTGGGGAAAATTAGGAAACCATCGTATCGGTGACTACGAATACATACCTAAGATAGCAACTAGTGTCAACTATAGTTTTTTCGACGAAGTGGCCGATGGGGTGGCAGAAGTCGTTGCCGTAAACGAGAACCTGACGTGGGAAACCAATACCAGCTATAATCTAGGTTTGGATTTAAGTTTACTTGAAGGGAAGGTGCAATTTTCTGCCGATTATTACAACAGGTTAACCGAGGATATTTTAACTCCGGTGCCGGTGTCACAAATATTCGGTTTGCCCGCACCTCTTGTAAATGCAGGGGCAATGCGAAATAAAGGTATAGAATTCGTTATCGGCACTTCAAAGATTCAAGGCGACTTTACCTACGATTTATCGTTCAACATCGGCTTCAACGATAACAATGTTGAAAAATACGCCAAACCTGACAAGAGCAATGATCGTTTACGGGAAGAGGGGTCTCCTTGGAACGCCTATTACGGATATGAGTCTATCGGATTCTTTCAAACCGACGAAGAGGTCTTGAACGATCCGAAAGTGGTAGGGGCACCCATTCAAAAAGGGGATTTGAAATTTAAGGACCAAAACGATGATGGTGTAATAAATGCCGATGACCGAGTGGTCTTGGGTAGTGATATACCAGGAACTTCCTATGGCGTGAACCTAAGTTTTGGCTATAAGAACTTTGATCTATCTATGTTCGGAATCGGAGCGGCGGATGTTTACGGTCTTTTGAACGATCAAGTGGAGTTTCCTTTTGTAAACGGAGGGAAGGCACAAGCAAGACATTTAGATCGTTGGACTCCCGAAACCCCTAATGCAGAGTATCCCATTACCCATATCAATCAATGGCATAACTATGAGGCCTCGAGCTTCAACGTTAGGGATGCAAGTTATTTCAGGTTAAAGAATGTTCAGGTAGGGTATAACTTGTCAACAGCGGTCTTAGAGACTTTGGGCGTCTCCAAATTGAGATTGTACCTAAGTGCCGAGAACCTATTTACCATTTCAAAATTTTCAAAGGACTTCGATCCTGAAAGCCCTGATAATGCCTGGACGAATTATACCCCGGTCAAAATTTTCAGTGGAGGTATTGTAATTAATCTTTAA
- a CDS encoding glycoside hydrolase family 97 protein: protein MNTKKLLRPLLLILTLTFISCSNSEIKVESPDGNYTLVFNLNEKSEAIYHVDYKGTGIIEASKLGLGIDGLPTEGLKATLVETKMHNAIWKPPYGTKTEYPEKYSEALVKITTDSGEPLYNLRFRAYDEGIALRYEFPENKEKVTIEKELTEFSVKQGAIAYTTRVSQGVIEKTPVDEIKESMERPLLINLSDSLYVAIGEAAQINYSRMKLNSYGSHTLQADIEGEVTFDHPFVSPWRFVMAGKTAGEILENNYLVLNLNEPNKIADTSWMKPGKVIRDLTLTTEGGKAYIDFAVKHNIQYVIESAGWYGNEFTKEADASTVTVDPERSTGPLDMPEVIRYGKEQGVDIMVYVNRNQLEKQLDDILPLYRSWGIKGIKYGFVRTGDQYWTNWMHEAVRKAADHEMVLSIHDDYRPVGYSRTYPNLMTMEGIRGDEESPSNEQTLMTMFTRMIAGAGDNTVCYFAPRVTEKMGSHASQLAKTVCLYSPLLWLYWYDRPETATLDSGGAGGAKSIIKEVPELEFFDNVPTVWDDIKVLHSEVGELGTIARKSKNDWFIGTINGQSAKDVSLPLDFLDDDTAYIATVYFDDPSVDTETKVGIERLEVNSTSSIQRKIAGNNGMAIHITYKTDAK from the coding sequence ATGAACACCAAAAAACTACTTCGTCCCCTTTTATTGATTTTAACCCTGACCTTCATTTCGTGCTCCAATTCCGAAATCAAGGTAGAGAGTCCTGATGGAAACTATACATTGGTTTTCAACCTCAATGAAAAATCCGAAGCCATTTACCATGTAGATTATAAGGGAACTGGCATTATTGAAGCATCTAAGTTAGGTTTGGGTATAGATGGTCTGCCAACGGAAGGCTTGAAAGCGACTTTGGTCGAAACCAAAATGCATAATGCTATTTGGAAACCTCCCTATGGAACTAAAACCGAATATCCTGAAAAGTACTCGGAAGCCTTGGTCAAAATAACGACGGATTCTGGAGAACCCCTTTACAACCTCCGCTTTCGTGCCTATGATGAAGGCATCGCCCTTCGATATGAATTTCCTGAAAATAAGGAAAAGGTCACTATTGAAAAGGAACTCACGGAGTTTTCGGTAAAGCAGGGAGCTATAGCTTATACCACCCGAGTTTCCCAAGGCGTGATCGAAAAAACTCCTGTTGACGAAATTAAGGAGTCTATGGAACGTCCTCTGTTGATCAACCTATCGGACTCCTTGTACGTGGCCATTGGCGAAGCGGCACAAATCAACTACTCGCGAATGAAACTCAATTCTTATGGAAGCCATACGCTACAAGCCGATATTGAGGGAGAAGTGACTTTTGACCATCCTTTTGTTTCCCCATGGCGTTTTGTAATGGCAGGTAAGACTGCGGGAGAAATCTTAGAGAACAATTATTTGGTTTTGAACTTGAACGAACCCAATAAAATTGCCGATACCTCCTGGATGAAACCGGGCAAGGTGATCAGGGACCTTACCTTGACTACCGAAGGGGGAAAGGCCTATATCGATTTTGCGGTAAAACACAATATCCAATATGTGATAGAAAGTGCCGGATGGTATGGCAATGAATTTACAAAAGAAGCAGATGCTTCGACCGTTACCGTCGATCCAGAAAGGTCAACAGGACCGCTTGATATGCCGGAAGTCATTCGCTATGGCAAAGAACAGGGTGTAGATATTATGGTATATGTCAACCGTAACCAATTGGAAAAACAACTGGATGATATTCTTCCCCTATATCGCAGTTGGGGCATTAAGGGTATAAAATACGGTTTCGTGAGAACCGGTGACCAATACTGGACCAATTGGATGCACGAGGCCGTTCGAAAGGCTGCGGATCACGAAATGGTATTGAGTATTCACGATGACTACCGTCCGGTAGGGTATTCGAGAACGTATCCTAACCTTATGACCATGGAAGGGATTCGGGGAGATGAAGAAAGTCCGTCGAACGAACAGACCCTAATGACCATGTTTACCCGTATGATTGCCGGGGCGGGGGACAATACCGTCTGTTATTTTGCACCAAGGGTTACCGAAAAAATGGGTTCCCATGCGTCACAATTGGCAAAAACCGTTTGCTTATATAGCCCCTTGTTGTGGCTGTATTGGTATGACCGACCGGAAACCGCAACTTTGGATAGTGGTGGTGCAGGGGGGGCAAAATCCATTATTAAGGAAGTGCCCGAACTGGAGTTTTTTGATAACGTACCGACCGTTTGGGACGATATCAAAGTGCTTCACTCAGAAGTAGGGGAATTGGGTACTATAGCCAGAAAAAGTAAGAATGACTGGTTCATAGGAACAATAAACGGTCAGTCTGCAAAAGACGTAAGCCTTCCCTTGGATTTTCTTGACGATGATACGGCCTATATCGCTACGGTCTATTTCGATGACCCTTCGGTCGATACCGAAACCAAGGTAGGTATAGAGCGATTGGAGGTCAACAGTACCTCCTCTATCCAAAGAAAGATAGCTGGCAATAATGGAATGGCGATTCATATTACCTACAAGACTGACGCCAAATAG
- a CDS encoding RNA polymerase sigma factor: MMEEKDEVLVGNLKTGDIKAYEALYEKYRGRLYHFAFGYLKSHVEAEGLVQDVFVKIWKKKADLKPECSFKSYIFTIAFNLIKKTFIKRTARKNYINSEADRESIDYSTLNLVDYTFLMENLMGLVAQIPERRRETFTKSRFDGLSVKEIAQDMEVSPKTVENQITLALKFIKSNLAVENNQVN; encoded by the coding sequence ATGATGGAAGAAAAGGATGAAGTTCTGGTAGGGAATTTGAAAACGGGGGATATAAAAGCTTACGAGGCTCTATATGAAAAATATAGGGGCAGACTCTATCACTTTGCATTTGGATATTTAAAATCGCACGTGGAAGCGGAAGGTTTGGTTCAAGATGTTTTTGTCAAAATATGGAAAAAGAAAGCCGACCTCAAGCCGGAATGCTCCTTTAAGTCCTACATCTTTACCATAGCTTTCAACCTGATTAAAAAGACATTTATAAAACGAACGGCCCGGAAAAACTATATCAACTCCGAAGCAGACCGGGAAAGTATCGATTACTCTACATTGAACCTGGTCGATTATACTTTTTTAATGGAGAACCTCATGGGGCTTGTTGCCCAAATTCCGGAACGAAGAAGGGAAACTTTTACCAAGAGTCGGTTCGATGGTCTTTCGGTAAAGGAAATTGCACAAGACATGGAAGTCAGCCCTAAGACGGTAGAGAATCAGATTACGCTCGCATTAAAATTTATAAAATCAAATTTGGCGGTTGAAAATAACCAAGTGAATTAA